Proteins encoded in a region of the Streptomyces sp. NBC_00258 genome:
- a CDS encoding LLM class flavin-dependent oxidoreductase — protein MIGDGGVVRAGITILPEYHWAEAKPRWQAAEAYGFAHAWTFDHLGWGPLVDHTWFGAVPTLSAAAAVTSRIELGFMVASPNFRHPLSFARDVLAVDDLSDGRCTVGIGAGGVNGYDVEVFGDTTKATSPFRRYREFVELLDALLTNDRVDYSGEYYTAVDARNAPGCVQRPRTPFVLAANGPKALALAAKHGEGWVTLGTHHDSLDGWWRSLAEVTARFDEALDAESRDPATVRRFLQTDAAPVFSLSSVECYRDFLGRAGELGFTDVLAPWPRESGPFAGDEAILDTVASDVLPSLT, from the coding sequence ATGATCGGAGATGGGGGTGTCGTGCGGGCCGGGATCACGATCTTGCCGGAGTACCACTGGGCCGAGGCGAAACCACGGTGGCAGGCGGCAGAAGCGTATGGCTTCGCCCACGCTTGGACGTTTGACCACCTGGGCTGGGGTCCGCTCGTCGACCACACCTGGTTCGGCGCCGTGCCGACGTTGAGCGCGGCGGCGGCGGTGACCTCTCGGATCGAGTTGGGCTTCATGGTCGCGTCGCCGAACTTCCGCCACCCGCTGTCGTTCGCCAGGGACGTGCTCGCGGTGGACGACCTGTCCGACGGCCGCTGCACGGTCGGCATCGGCGCGGGCGGGGTCAACGGCTACGACGTGGAGGTGTTCGGCGACACCACGAAGGCCACCAGCCCGTTCCGCCGGTACCGGGAGTTCGTCGAGTTGCTGGACGCCCTGCTGACCAACGACCGGGTCGACTACTCCGGCGAGTACTACACGGCCGTGGACGCACGGAACGCGCCGGGTTGCGTGCAACGACCGCGCACTCCGTTCGTGCTGGCGGCCAACGGGCCGAAGGCTCTGGCCCTGGCCGCGAAGCACGGCGAGGGGTGGGTCACCCTGGGCACCCACCACGACTCGTTGGACGGCTGGTGGCGCTCGCTGGCCGAGGTGACGGCCCGGTTTGACGAGGCATTGGACGCCGAATCCCGCGACCCCGCCACGGTCCGCCGGTTCCTGCAGACCGACGCAGCGCCGGTCTTCTCGCTGTCGAGCGTCGAGTGCTACCGCGACTTCCTCGGTCGGGCGGGCGAGCTCGGCTTCACCGACGTACTGGCGCCGTGGCCGAGGGAGTCGGGCCCCTTCGCGGGTGACGAGGCGATCCTCGACACCGTGGCATCGGACGTGCTGCCGTCCCTGACCTGA
- the istB gene encoding IS21-like element helper ATPase IstB — MSVMTTALRDSLKILRLSGMLETLDARLTQAQGGELGHLDFLQVLCQDEITRRESVALERRLRKARFEQQVTLEGFDFNASPKLPAAQIRDLAALRWLHSGESVILFGPVGVGKTHVAQALGHQAVRQGANVRFSKTSRVLSELAGGHADRTWDRRMRDLIRPDVLILDDFAMRQMNASQADDLYELVSERQGRSLIITSNRAPSDWYPLFPNPVVAESLLDRLINASHQVIMNGPSYRPNKRPKGPSGSSKPPAS; from the coding sequence GTGAGCGTGATGACCACCGCCCTGCGCGACTCGCTCAAGATCTTGCGGCTGTCCGGCATGCTCGAAACCCTCGACGCCCGGCTCACGCAGGCCCAGGGCGGCGAGCTTGGCCACCTCGACTTTCTGCAGGTTCTTTGCCAGGACGAGATCACTCGCCGCGAGTCCGTCGCCCTCGAACGGCGCCTGCGCAAAGCCCGGTTCGAGCAGCAAGTCACCCTGGAGGGCTTCGACTTCAACGCTTCCCCGAAACTGCCCGCCGCCCAGATCCGCGACCTCGCGGCCCTGCGCTGGCTCCACTCCGGCGAGTCCGTCATTTTGTTCGGACCCGTCGGCGTCGGGAAAACACACGTCGCGCAGGCCCTCGGCCACCAGGCCGTCCGCCAGGGCGCCAACGTCCGCTTCTCGAAGACCAGCCGCGTCCTTTCCGAACTCGCCGGCGGCCACGCGGACCGCACCTGGGACCGGCGCATGCGCGACCTCATCCGACCAGACGTGCTCATCCTCGACGACTTCGCCATGCGCCAGATGAACGCCTCCCAGGCCGACGACCTCTACGAGTTGGTCTCCGAGCGGCAAGGGCGTTCCCTGATCATCACGAGCAACCGGGCACCCAGCGACTGGTATCCGCTCTTCCCGAATCCCGTCGTCGCCGAGTCGCTCCTCGATCGGCTGATCAACGCCAGCCACCAGGTCATCATGAACGGCCCCAGCTACCGTCCCAACAAGCGACCGAAGGGGCCCTCCGGCTCCAGCAAGCCCCCGGCCAGCTGA